Within the Candidatus Coatesbacteria bacterium genome, the region TTGGCCGCCGACTTCGAGCTGCTGCGCTCCTCGGTATCGATCGCCGAGCCACCCGCTCCGCGACAGGTAGCGCCCGGCGAGGAGCTGGTCCTCGACGGCCTGATCCTCACCGTCGCCGGCGACGGTTGGCTGGTGCGGGAGGAGGAGACCGGCCTGCTGCTGTCGCGCGGCGAGCAGCGCCTGCACTTTTATAAACGCCAACCCCACACCGGCACCGGCGAGGGCTTCGACCTCGGCGACGGCCTGCGGCGGGAGATCGGGCTGCTGCATCGCGAACCGGATTACCTCGGTGAACCCCGGGTGCGCGACGGGTCCTTGAGCTCGGCGGCCCAGGCTTATCAAACCGTACGCCGCTGGCGATACGACGCCGCCCTGCTCCACGGTAAAAGCTTCTACCTCGTCGATACCGCCTGCCCCGTCGACACTGACAGTGACGTACGCGATACTCTGCGGCGCATGGTCGATGGGATCAAAGCGGCCCGGTTCGGTACCGGCGACTGATCAAGCCCGAAGCGAGCGACAGCAGACCAGCAACGGGGCCGACGGCCCCGTTTTGTCGTCTGGATAACCATAATTAGCGCCGCCCCGGAACGACCGCGGCGACGGAACGGCGGCGCCCGCCGGGACGAAGCGCGGAACCGGCACGGTTTTTGCGGAGGCGCCGCGTTGATCACGTTCCAACGGGCGCCGAGATGCAAAAACCGTGCCGGTTCCGCGCCCGTGCCTGACGGATTGACTGTGAGGTTTGGCTGGATCGCCGCGGTCGTTCCGTCGCCGCGGACGGCGGCCGGCTTGTCGGCGCTGACGAGGTTCAGCCCGACAGGGAGAAGCCGAGCTCCAGCGCCCGGCGGCGGACCTGCGCCACCTCGGCCCGGGTTGGACGGCGGTTGAGTCCGTGGAGCTCGTTGGCGCGGTAACGGGGTCGGTACTGACCCATGACGTTGAGCCGGTGTCCGGGACGCAGTATTGCGGCCAGCCGCTCCAGCAGGCCGAGGGAATCGGCCAGCTCGCCGGGCAGGACGAGGTGACGGATTATCAACCCGCGAACGGCGACACCGTTTGCGATTTCCAGCGAGCCGACCTGCTCCTCCATCTCCACCAGGGCGTCCAGCAGCCGAGGGAAGTAATCGGCGGCGCCGGATAGTTCGTCCGCCGGGGCCGCCGGACCGTACTTGGCGTCGGGCAGATAGACATCCACCTGACCGGTCAGGATGCGCAGCGTCTCTGCGCTCTCGTAGCCGCCGCAGTTGTAGACCACGGGCAGGTTGAAGCCCCGTTCGCGGGCCGACCCGAGGGCTTCGAGCAGACCGGGGGTGAAGTGGGTCGGGGTGACGAGGTTGAGATTGACGCAGCCGCGCCGTTGGAGCTCGAGGAAGACGTCGGCCAGACTCGTGGCGGCGAGGACCCGTCCGGCGGCGTGATGGCTGATGTCGTGGTTCTGGCAGAAGATGCAGACCAGATTGCAGCCGGCCAAAAAGACCGTACCCGAGCCGCCGCGGCCGACGAGTACCGGCTCCTCACCGAAGTGGGGTCCGTAGGAAGCCGCCAGGAGCCGGTGGCCGACGCCGCAGAAGCCGGTTTCGCCGGCGGTGCGATCCACGCCGCAACCGTGGGGGCAAAGGCGGCAGTGGCGGTACAGCTTGAGCGGGTCCGCTGGTGTGCTGTTCATCGCTCGAGGGGTAGTCGATAACCGGGCTGGTCAAACGAGGCAAAGCGGTTTTGTTAATGGCATTGCAACTGTTCTTAGCCATACTCCCGCTGGAGGATGCTGCTTGCTAATTTCGAAAGGGCATAACAATCGTGAGTGGATGAAAAACTGCTAGGGATCACGTAACGGCGAGGGAGCAACAAATACCTATAGGCATTATCACCTAATTATGAACAAGCGCGAAGTATGGTCCTGAGAATGTATAGCGCGTTTTCGTCGTCTCGATGGTTGAAGCGGAACGACCTTTCACGGATAAAGAGTCTGAAGTTACGCTTGAATCCTTTATGGCAGGCTTTTTGGCGGCGTTTGGCGTAGCCCCAGACCAACTAGATGCCGTTTATGCTTATCCCGCCGTTGGCGAACTCTTCCTGGTGCTTGATCCGCCTGTGGTGGAAGCCCTTGAGTGACAGCTGCTTATAGCCCCGCCGGCCGTCGGCGTATCGGTGTAGCTGGTCGGGTCGAGCGCGGCTTGGCGAGCGGCGGCGCGGCGCCGGCGGATTAGCTTCTAGTGGCGATATGCCGTATTGCGATGGTCACCAAGTCCGTTGCGACCCGCGCCGCCGGGACGCCGAGCCGGAACAGACGGGCTATCTCACTGCGTTTTTTCCGGCGGCGGCGCGTTGCGGCGCCTCGGGGACGACGCTTGAACAACTTGCCGCATCGCTTGCACTGATGCCGTCCGTCGGCGCAGCGCTAGTGATAGCGGTAGTTGTACTGGGACGGTTGGCGTGCCGCTCCCCCGTCCCGCTCTTCCCCGCCACATTGCCCCCCTCGTCGGTGGCGGGCTGACAGACCCGTTCACGCCGCTATAGGAAGTCAACTGCAACAGCTGATGTTCATCTTCTGCGATGATCTCTACCTATAACATATTCATAGAAAGGCAGTTGGAAAAGAGCGGCAGGCACATAGACGCTTATTGTTATGGCGGGGCTCGAGGTGAATCGCGGTTACCAATCCGGTTCTACCATCCGGAACTGATCGCTCCACCGTCGGGCGCTGTGAATCTCATCACGGAGCGTCCATTTCCATTACCGTTCAACCCCAACCAGTTAGGACTGCTCATTGATCACCGTAAAGCAATCGGTCAAAGCCGCTGCCGGTGAAGTCCTCTATCAGCCTTCTTAGCGATTTG harbors:
- a CDS encoding radical SAM protein, with product MNSTPADPLKLYRHCRLCPHGCGVDRTAGETGFCGVGHRLLAASYGPHFGEEPVLVGRGGSGTVFLAGCNLVCIFCQNHDISHHAAGRVLAATSLADVFLELQRRGCVNLNLVTPTHFTPGLLEALGSARERGFNLPVVYNCGGYESAETLRILTGQVDVYLPDAKYGPAAPADELSGAADYFPRLLDALVEMEEQVGSLEIANGVAVRGLIIRHLVLPGELADSLGLLERLAAILRPGHRLNVMGQYRPRYRANELHGLNRRPTRAEVAQVRRRALELGFSLSG